One Bacteroidota bacterium genomic window, ATATGCTTCTAAAACACCTTTCACCTTGCCTGGCAATGGAAGGGACATATATATGGAGCTTAATTATAAAACCGACCTACCATTAATTGTTAGCTTTTATGATAACTCTATCAATGGAGTCAATAAATATGCTTCAGTGGTAACTATTAATCCCAGTACTGTTTGGAAAAAAATATATATATATTTGAGCGAAGAAATATCGAGCAAACTCAATAGCCAAGGGCCAACTACTTTTTCTATGTACTTCAATGCTATGAACGATGCCGACCAGACCCGTGTAATCATGTTGGACAATATTAAACTGATATACCGTTGAACAAAAAACTACAAACCCTTAAATATTTAATTGCAGATGGTATTGCCGCTGTGGGTGCGTGGATCTTGTTCTTTATTTTCAGAAAATATTATATTGAACCCGAAAAATATGGTTATGATATTGGCCTCCATTTCGACTCACAATTTTATATCGCATTGGTACTAATTCCTGTTTTTTGGCTATTATTATATTGGTCGGCTGGGGCATACAGGGAGCCCTATCGACACACCCGCTTGCGTGATATTATACGCACCTTTAATACTTCCCTGTTTGGTGTTTTGGTTTTGTTCTTTACCTTACTTTTAGATGATGAAGTATCATCTTATAAAACTTATTATAAAACTGTTGGCACCTTGTTTTTATTGCATTTTATCCTATCTGTTATAGGCCGATTAATCATCACTACACAAACAGTTAAATTAGTAAGACGCCGCAGAATAGGCTTTAATACTTTAATAGTAGGTTCGAAACAAAAAGCCTTGTCATTATATAATGAATTGGAAGGCGAAAAACTTTCTCAAGGATACTTTTTCAGGGGGTATATACAAGCCAACGAAAACGGAAACACGGCCATGGGCGGTGTTCTCCCCTATCTGGGCAATATGGATAATATCATCACCATTATCAAACAAAAAAATATAGAGGAGATTATTATAGCCATAGAAACCAGCGAACATTTTTTACTCAATAAAATTTTAAACAAGCTCGATGACGAAGATGTAGTAATCAAAATCCTACCCGATATGTATGATATACTTACAGGATCGGTTAAGATGTCTCACTTGTTTGGGGCACCGCTTATAGAGGTATCACGAGAGATAATGCCACCCTGGCAAGTAGTGGTGAAAAGGCAAATGGATATGGCAGTTTCATTGATTATATTATTATTGTTTAGTCCCTTATATATTATACTTGCTATTTTAGTCAAACTCGATTCTAAAGGGCCCATATTTTATAAGCAGGAAAGAATTGGCCGTGGCAATAAACCCTTTTTTATATATAAATACCGTACCATGAAAGTAGGTTCCGAAAAAGGCACACCACAACTTTCGAGTAGCGGAGACGACCGCCGCACAAGGCTTGGTAAATACTTACGCAAATACAGATTGGATGAACTACCACAGTTTTGGAATGTATTAATAGGTGAAATGAGTTTGGTAGGGCCGCGACCTGAAAGACAATTTTTTATTGACCAAATATTACAAATAGCTCCTCATTATAATCATTTATTAAAAGTAAGACCAGGCATTACCAGTTGGGGCCAAGTGAAATATGGCTATGCTGAGAATGTGGATCAAATGATTGAACGACTAAAATTCGATACGATTTATATCGAAAACATGAGCCTAGCTTTAGATTTTAGGATTATGTTTTATACTATAGTGGTAGTATTTGGAGGGAGAGGGAAATAATTAAAAAAGATTTAAGAATAAAGATTTTTGGTGTAGCGTATTTAACTTTCCAAAAGTTTGGAACTTTTGGAAAGTTAAATACGCAGTATACGCATACCAAAAAAAACTTATTTTTTATTATTTAGGTTTTATATTTGTGCAATGAAGCACAATTTACTTAATTCTATAACCTTGTTTTTGGCCACCTTCTTATTTTTGGTCATTAGTCCCGTTGCTTGAGCCTCACACATTACAGGAAGCGAATACACTTATCGTTATTATTCTCTTCGAACAACGCGGTATATTACGAAACAAAACTGGTGATTTACAGAGATTGTAAGTCAGCAGCAGGTTTTGCAAATCCTATCACTGTAGGATTATATAAAGCGACCAATTATTCATCGATTGGCACACGTCAGGTATATATGACAGGTAAACCTGTCGATATAACACCATGCAATTCATCGGGTAATTGTATAGAGCAAGCAACCTATATTGATACTGTGAGTTTGTCGGCTAACCAAACTTATGGTCAAATTTTCACTTGCGGAGCAAGTCAAAGGAACAACGCTATTATAAATCTTGATTTGGGTGTTACACAAAGCAATGACAAAAAAAGTATGGGATGGCAAATAAATATACCATCACCAAACACTTATATTAATAGTTCGCCCAAATTAGGAAATAGACTACAAAATATTTTAGCTACTAACAAAAAAATGATTTTGGCCAATAATATTTTTGACGCTGATGGAGATTCACTAGTATATAGTTTCGTTACACCTTATGGATCAACCTCAGGAACACCTGGTTCAGGGTATGCAGTGCAGCCACCTTTGAGTAGTATACTTTGCGATTGGGCCAGCGGTTATTCTGCTACAAAACCTTTTGGTTCCAATGGTTCTATATCGATCGATTCTGTTACTGGCAAGATAACTTTGTACGCACCAAGTTCGAATAAATATGTCGTAACTATACAAATTGATGAATATAGAACTACGCCAAATCAATCGCCTGTATTTATGGGCGAAACAAGAAGAGATTACAATTTATTGCACAAGCTATATCCAACTATTATCCTCCTGTTTTTGCAAATTATGGTGGCACCACTACCAAAACTATGTACGCAGGAAAAAACAATTGCTTTAATATTTCAGGGATTGATTCTTTAGGTGATTCTATCACCATTTCGGGCAGTGGGATAATGCTCGATTCCATATATGGAGGCCAATCGTCATACGGAACATTTGCAAGCAAAATAGACGATAGCATTGTATCGCAACAATTTTGTTGGACACCCTCCTGTAGTCAGATTAGCAGTAGTCCTTATTTGCTTTCTGTGGAGCTTTTAGATAAGAACTGTAATTATGCATCGAAAACATTTCTTATATATGTGGACTCCTTAAAAGACAATACCATCAATGCTACTATATGCAAAGGGAGTTATTATAATTTCAATGGAAAACAATTAGATTCGGCAGCAACTTATATTGATACTGTTGCAAGTGGCCCCTGCAATGTGAATTCATCTATTATTGAAACACTCAATTTAAGTGTCGACACTCCAAGTGCAAGTTATTTTTCAGCAAATTTTTGCCCCAACCACGATTATAATTTCAATGGAAAATTGCTGACAACCGCAGGAAATTAAACAGATACACTTAAAGCTGCATCAGGTTGCGATTCCATTGTGCAATTAAGCTTGAGTATTTTAACGAGCAGCTACGATTCCCTTACCGCCACGATTTGCCCCGGGTCGAATTATAATTTCAATGGGGAACAAATTTCAAATGCAGGATATTATTATGATACTACCACCAACGATATTGGTTGCGATTCTATTATATTTTTTCAATTAAATGTAGGATCCTACAGTTATAGTAATATACAGGATAAAGTTTGCCAAGGAAATAGTTATAATTTTAATGGCCAAAATATTACCAATGCGGGAAATTATGCCGACACGGTAAAAACTGCAAACGGGTGTGATTCTATCGTAAATTTAAGTTTGAGTGTATTGCCTGCAAGTATTGATACCATTATTGTTTCCATCTGTCCTGGATATAGCTATTACTTCAATGGGAAAAATATTTTGAAGCAAGGATATTATTATGATTCTACCACCAATTATATAGGTTGCGATTCTGTTACTGTGCTGAATTTAATTTCGGGCAATTATATTTATGGCTTAGTAGTAGACACTATATGTAAAGGAAGTATATATAATTTTAATGGGAAAAATATTTCAAATACAGGAAATTATACCGATACTTTAAAAACTAGTGGTGGCTGCGATTCTATCATAACGCTTGTACTCACAGTAAACAATCTTAAATCATTGGGAAATATTTCGGGCAACTCAAATGTATATATGCATGATACCCTTACTTATTCTGCAAGCAGCAACGCTTTTGGTTTTGTATGGACAGTAGCGGGCGGCACTATTATAAGTGGACAAGGGACGAATCAGGTTCAATTGCTATGGGATACTGCTAACACAGGAAATATTTCAGTATATTCAAACTGTTATGATGCCAGTAGTTTAAATATTACGATTACCAGTGGAATTAATATAGTAAATCAGATATCAGGGATGAACATTTTCCCCAATCCTTCTGATCGAAATTTCTATATACAATTTAGTGAAGTCCTTGTTTCAAAAACTTCATTGAATATATATAATATTATGGGTCAAAAAGTATATTATACTATTTTACAAAATGGAACACAAGCCTATAAAGTTAGTCTCGGGCATTTGTCGAAAGGTATATATATTCTTTGTGTAGGAGGTGAAAGGGTTAAGATATTGGTGGAATAAAAAAGCCATCACTTATTTTGAGTGATGGCTTTTTTAAATTCGTATAGTAATATTATTTTTTACCTCCTTTTTCTCTGTTTACTATATATACAGCGTGAATTACAGCACCGATCCACAAAGTAAAAATAAAAAGTAAAATATTAACTACTACTGGAGTGGTTTTCCAATCAGTTGCGATACCTACTGCTAATGGAGGAAGGAACACACACAAAATATACAATAATATCAGTGAAGTGTCGTCGGTGCCATTATCGTTATTAGAAGTATTTTCGTAACATTTGAAGTTGGTTTTAATGTAGTATTTTTGTATTGTTCGGGCAAGCTTTTAATCACTTTACGAGCTTCCTTAACTTTTGAAGGGGATTGCTTTTTAGTTAAGATAACTTTGGAGTCTGGTGCCGATATGGAACCACTTTGTCCTATATTAGGTTTAGGATGAATTACCTTTTCCTTTACCGTGCTTTTCTCAGTGACAATTTGAGATTCAATTGGAGAAACAACAACTACTTTTTGCTTAGTTGTAGCTTTTAATAAATCATTTCTGCATTCAAATTTTTTAGTCCCGAAATTTATAGACCCGCAAGATGTGGCAAAGATGGTAATAGCAAAAGCTATGATAGGTAATTTTTTTAATTTCATATAAATTTATTTTTTTAAACTAATAGGGAATAAATGACTATTGTAGTTTTTATTTATGCACAATGTTTTAACTGGGAAACATTATGTTCATATTGTATTTAAAAGGAATATAAAAATTACCAAAAAAACCCTTATTCTTGCAGCTAATTTATACCCCATGGAATTATTTAGCGACATTCTCACTTTTATAAAAGAAGTTTTCTCGCAGAGCGATAATTGCGACCTGCGTTGTGCCATTGAACATTTTATTACTGCCCACCAAAAGCTCACCTATGCACTATTGATGCTCATTATATTTTGCGAAACAGGATTGGTAGTCACCCCGTTTCTACCTGGCGATTCTTTATTATTTGCCTCGGGCATGGTAATAGCGAGTACTGCCGCACTTAATATTTGGTTGCTCATTTTGCTACTAATAATAGCCGCTATATTGGGCGATAATGTGAATTATTTCATCGGGAAATTTTTGGCCAAAAAAGGAGAAGGTGCAAAACTGTTTGGTGTATTCACCATAAGAAAAGATTACCTAGACCGTACTCATAAATATTATGAAAAGCATGGTGGCAAAACCATTATTATGGCACGTTTTATTCCTATAGTTCGCACCTTTGCTCCCTTTGTAGCGGGTGTGGGTAATATGCAGTACTCACGGTATATGACTTTTTGTATTATAGGTGCGGTGCTATGGGTAAGTTCCATGTCGTTGGCTGGCTATTTCTTGAGTAGCAATGAATTTGTGAAAGCCCATTTCGACCATATCGTTTTGGCCATTATAGCAGTGAGTGTATTGCCCGTAGTTTTGGGTTTTATTCGTTCGCGGAAAGCTAAGTAATTTTAGATTTGTAAGTACCCAATAAAATAATACATTTGCAGAAACATTAATACTCAAAATTTATGAAAAATATTTTAATTCTATCAGTAGCCCTCGCATTATTTGCCTCTTGTGGCAACAAAACAGAAAACAAAGAAGACAAGAAAGATTCTGTTTCAACAAGTAAAGACGAAGGGAAACCAGAGAACAAAAGCGAAGAAAAAGTTGAGGCCAAAAAATTAACGATGGAGGATTTGGTAGGCACTTGGCAACAAACCGAATCTGCCCAAAACCAAGGTGTTCAAGCATCGGGCACACTTTCCATTATTTTAAATGCCAATGGTAATTTTACGCACACTGTTAGTACTGCCACCAATATGAACCCAATGGGTGTCACAATGCCATCGTTGAGCCAAAGTGGTAAATGGAGTTTGAATGATAAAACAGTAAATCTGGGAGGGATTGCCAAGTTAGAATATGACGAGGATACCAAAACCTTAGTGAATGTGGCTGAGCATGTTTCATTGGTGAGAAAATAAAATTGCATATTGCATATAATAGTAGTGCCTCAAATACGATCCTCAAATCTCATCCGCTGGCTGCGGACTGACACCTAAATCCTCAAAAATGAAAAAATTACTCATCATTCCTGCATCGTTATTGATATTTACAGCATGCGGCGATAAACCCAAACCTGTTGCCGATAGCAGTCAATCTGCAACTGTGAATGAGCAAAAAATTGTAGCAACCAATGATAGCAATCCTGCTAACAAAACTGAGAAGACTGCTCCGGCAAATAAACTAAGTATGGCCGACTTGGTAGGCACTTGGGAACAAACCCAAACACAACGAAATGGAGCAGACCTTGTGTCGGCTACCATCACGGTGCAGTTAATGAAAAGTGGGGATTTTATTGCCACTGCAACTACCACAAGTAATATGGGGACGCAAAAATCGCCTGAACAAAAAGGCAAATGGACCTTATATGCAAATACTGTGAGTCTGAGCGGTGTGCGAAATTTGATTTATGAGGAGAAATCCAAGCTTTTGGTGGATGATATTAATAAAGTTGCCTTGGCGAGGAAATAATTTTTTCGGAATTGGTGAATGAAACATAATGAATTGAAGCTTTGTAGGACGAACCCGTAATCGGAGACAATAATACGATTCGCCACCGCCAAGTATCGTTCATCGAAAACCCGGTTCGCCGTTTCGACAATAGCGTTATCATATCTTTTCCTTGCCTATATTTGCGGCAAAATGCAGACAGCTATAGCACCCATTCGTATGGTCGATTTAATTGGCCAATACCAAAAGATAAAGCCCGAAATAGACCAGGCTTTGCTCGACATTATGGAACGTGCGGCTTTCATTAATGGTCCCGAAGTGAAACAATTTCAGGCTAACCTTGAAAATTATTTGCACGTTAAACATGTTGTTCCCTGTGCAAATGGTACAGATGCGTTGCAAGTATGTATGATGGCTTTGGGTTTAAAACCAGGAGACGAAGTGATCACTGCATGCTTTACTTATGTAGCTACTGCCGAGGTAATAGCTTTGCTAGGACTGAAACCCATTTTGGTGGACGTGGATCCGATAACTTTTAATATCGACCCTGCAAAAATTGAAGCAGCTATCACTCCAAAAACAAAAGCTATTGTTCCTATACATTTATTTGGACAATGTGCCGATATGGAAGCCATTATCAACATCGCTAAAAAACACAACTTATATATTATAGAAGATACGGCCCAGGCCATCGGTTCCGATTATACATTTACTGACGGTAACAAAAGCAAGGCAGGAACGATGGGCAATATGGGGGCTACTTCATTTTTCCCTTCTAAAAACTTAGGGTGCTTCGGCGATGGTGGTGCTATATTTACCAATGATGATGAGCTTGCTGCAAAAGCCCGAATGATATGTAATCATGGGCAGAGCAGATTATATTATCACGACGAGATAGGGGTGAATTCCAGACTCGACACCATGCAAGCGGCTATTTTAGATATAAAATTAAAACATTTAGATGACTATAATACTTCACGCAGAAATGCTGCTGACTATTATGATAAAGCTTTTGCCAACCATCCAAATATAAAAACCCCTCACAGAGCCTCCAAGAGTACGCATGTTTTCCATCAATATACTTTACAGCTTTGTGGCGTTGATCGCAATGCATTGAAAAGTTATTTGGAAGAAAATCAAATTCCCGCTATGATATATTACCCTGTGCCTTTGAACCAACAAAAAGCATATATACAAGAAGGTAGTTTTCCTGTTACTGAGCAACTATGTAATTGTGTTTTATCATTGCCTATACATAGTGAATTGAGTGAAGAACAATTATCATATATAACAAATACATTACTAAATTACAAATTCTAATCCTTCGATATCCACCGCGGCGGATAGGATGACAGTTGTCAGTCTGAGTCTATCGAAGACAACATTTCGACAATCTCAATGTGACAAACAAAATATAAAATATAAATATAAAAATGAAAATTGCTGTAGTAGGAACCGGATATGTAGGCCTTGTAACAGGTGCCTGTTTTGCCGAAGTAGGTATTGATGTAGTATGCATAGACATTGATACAAACAAAATTGAAAACTTAAAAAAGGGTATATTGCCTATATACGAACCTGGACTTGAGGAAATGGTGGAACGCAATGTGGCCAAAAACCGTTTGCATTTTAGCACCAACCTTCCCGAGAGTATACAAGGTGCCGATTGTGCATTTATTGCTGTAGGAACTCCTCCTGGCGAAGACGGTAGTGCAGACCTAAAATATGTATTAGGCGTAGCTGCTGAGATTGGTAGAAACATGAACCATTATATGGTAGTAGTTACCAAAAGTACAGTGCCAGTTACCACAGGCCAAAAAGTAAAAGCAGCAGTTG contains:
- a CDS encoding sugar transferase gives rise to the protein MNKKLQTLKYLIADGIAAVGAWILFFIFRKYYIEPEKYGYDIGLHFDSQFYIALVLIPVFWLLLYWSAGAYREPYRHTRLRDIIRTFNTSLFGVLVLFFTLLLDDEVSSYKTYYKTVGTLFLLHFILSVIGRLIITTQTVKLVRRRRIGFNTLIVGSKQKALSLYNELEGEKLSQGYFFRGYIQANENGNTAMGGVLPYLGNMDNIITIIKQKNIEEIIIAIETSEHFLLNKILNKLDDEDVVIKILPDMYDILTGSVKMSHLFGAPLIEVSREIMPPWQVVVKRQMDMAVSLIILLLFSPLYIILAILVKLDSKGPIFYKQERIGRGNKPFFIYKYRTMKVGSEKGTPQLSSSGDDRRTRLGKYLRKYRLDELPQFWNVLIGEMSLVGPRPERQFFIDQILQIAPHYNHLLKVRPGITSWGQVKYGYAENVDQMIERLKFDTIYIENMSLALDFRIMFYTIVVVFGGRGK
- a CDS encoding T9SS type A sorting domain-containing protein translates to MSILTSSYDSLTATICPGSNYNFNGEQISNAGYYYDTTTNDIGCDSIIFFQLNVGSYSYSNIQDKVCQGNSYNFNGQNITNAGNYADTVKTANGCDSIVNLSLSVLPASIDTIIVSICPGYSYYFNGKNILKQGYYYDSTTNYIGCDSVTVLNLISGNYIYGLVVDTICKGSIYNFNGKNISNTGNYTDTLKTSGGCDSIITLVLTVNNLKSLGNISGNSNVYMHDTLTYSASSNAFGFVWTVAGGTIISGQGTNQVQLLWDTANTGNISVYSNCYDASSLNITITSGINIVNQISGMNIFPNPSDRNFYIQFSEVLVSKTSLNIYNIMGQKVYYTILQNGTQAYKVSLGHLSKGIYILCVGGERVKILVE
- a CDS encoding VTT domain-containing protein, encoding MELFSDILTFIKEVFSQSDNCDLRCAIEHFITAHQKLTYALLMLIIFCETGLVVTPFLPGDSLLFASGMVIASTAALNIWLLILLLIIAAILGDNVNYFIGKFLAKKGEGAKLFGVFTIRKDYLDRTHKYYEKHGGKTIIMARFIPIVRTFAPFVAGVGNMQYSRYMTFCIIGAVLWVSSMSLAGYFLSSNEFVKAHFDHIVLAIIAVSVLPVVLGFIRSRKAK
- a CDS encoding DegT/DnrJ/EryC1/StrS family aminotransferase; its protein translation is MAPIRMVDLIGQYQKIKPEIDQALLDIMERAAFINGPEVKQFQANLENYLHVKHVVPCANGTDALQVCMMALGLKPGDEVITACFTYVATAEVIALLGLKPILVDVDPITFNIDPAKIEAAITPKTKAIVPIHLFGQCADMEAIINIAKKHNLYIIEDTAQAIGSDYTFTDGNKSKAGTMGNMGATSFFPSKNLGCFGDGGAIFTNDDELAAKARMICNHGQSRLYYHDEIGVNSRLDTMQAAILDIKLKHLDDYNTSRRNAADYYDKAFANHPNIKTPHRASKSTHVFHQYTLQLCGVDRNALKSYLEENQIPAMIYYPVPLNQQKAYIQEGSFPVTEQLCNCVLSLPIHSELSEEQLSYITNTLLNYKF